A segment of the Ipomoea triloba cultivar NCNSP0323 chromosome 1, ASM357664v1 genome:
GAATTGGAATGCACTGCAGCTGAAAAGGTAGGGCTAAACCACAATagcaaatataattaaggaaatgaaattataaaattaactaaatgtatatcataaatatttaagaattaaggATGTGACGAAACCACAATATATTAAGAACCCTGATCCTAATATATGCTATCAACGTTGGGTGATAACCTCCACCGCATCGCCAATCCGGTACCCCACCATGTTTACAGTACTCATGGTTGTTGATTTTCCAGGAGAAACCGATTTTAACAGATAGAGAGAGAAGAATAAAGGTAAAATCCGGCTCAGAATTCACAGGGAATACGAATTATGATTATAAgcaatagtttatatagaaaataaggaagagagagagatagatgtgaaaaaggtaagaaattaagaggggtGGAGATGGGGGAGTAATTTAGGAAATTTGGCTGATTagtaagagaaaaaaaaacataattacgctactgttataatttattaccataaaattaatatagcaatatgttataattaccataaaattaatatagcaatatgttataatttcgTAGAACCAATTTGACTATTGTTATAAGAACGGAGATCCAAGAATAAGGCTAATTTATTACCGTGTTCACACTTAACTATGTAAtcaatccaattattcaattacTAAAATTTAACCATAATAGGCACTAActgattttatataataaattaataaattaataaaaaataaataaaataactaattttaccaaaatgcccctaactttgggcgggaaactttggaaggaggataatgcttttatatatagtatagattatgctatcacattttttatatattagacAAATTGTACCCAAAATTATAGGATCTCGCATGCCCTTATTTTAGAGTATTGATGAAGGAATAAATCAGGAAATTTGTTTTAATGGCCTTAGCCCTCATGTTATTATTCTCATTGGTAAGATTCGAAGTCGCATGTTGCGATGGTAAGCGAAACAACgtattaacttattttgaattggtcaattaattgagttatgCTCGAGCaaaacatgttattattttcatttctttcttttatatGTCACATTTTCTATATATCAAAAAATTTGCATCTAAAACCAGCATGGTGGCCGTGCATTCTCATCTCTTAAGAAGCGCCAGGAGTTCAAATCTCTTCTCGTAGGGAAAAACCAATCACTTTGTCCTTTAATTTGGCCGACCCGGTATGAATAGGGATTAGTCTAAGTATGATACGGGTTTAAAGGTGTCTCCTAccgttaaaaaaataaaaattggtcTAAGTTAATGATGATAATTTCTCCTTGACATAAAACAATTTGTCTAAGTTAATGATGAGCTAATGCACTGAGGTCAAGCCCGTACCACTGTAACCTCAACCGATATCCACCCAAAATCTACTCTGAGCCCCGGAGGATTGTCGTGCATCGAGGCGTCGGGCCGAGAGCACATACAGGGGTCAAGTTATGCGTTAACACAACACGTTAGCACTATATTGGACCATGCAGAGGACATAAATCTCCAAAAATAGACTCTTGACAAGTAATGTCCTCGGTACCAACTTAAACCGAGACATGACACGAATGAGTGCATGTTCATCAAAcaccaaatatatatttataacacaaACAATTTAATGAATATACTTCCCTTATTTAATTCGgaaaattaattataacttcTAATAATTATGGATTAAACAAAGCTACATGAATTCATTAACACCAAAAATGTTTGCGACATCAAAGTTCAACAAATTGCTGCCGTAGCTAATTTCCCTCTCGTCCTCTGTAGTTGTGGTGCTGCCACTGTTAACTTGGCTCGACGAAGGCGTTGACCACACTTGCCGGAACCCAAAACGGCAGCTCTCGTCCGCCGCCGGCGCCGGAGGATCCATCGCCGACTGGGGATCAACGGCCGCCTCGTAGTACCCGTAGTTTTGCAGCGGCGGCAGCAAATAATCTTGTGTCATCTCAGATTCCGGCAGCCAGAAATCGTTCGCCGGATAATTTTCTAGCCCGAATTCGACATTGGGTTGCTGCGTAATCTGAGCGGCGGCCATGTTAGGGCTGTAAATTGGGAAATCTTGAACTAGCGGCGGCGGCGCGTGTAGTTGTTGGGTGTCTTGAACGACATTATTGGCTTTTTCGGAGTTAATAACGTTGTTGTTGTGGTGCTGAGACGCGGCGAACCGAAGGAGGTGAGGATTAGCCAAGGTTTGGGCACCTAAGATTCTTGAGTTGTACAAGAGCGATGGGTTGTTCAAGATTGACGATAAATCAAGAAGATCAACACGGCGGCGATGCGTCACGGGATCAATCCCCATTCGCAGAAGCTTTTTCCTAATGTGGGTGTTCCAGTAATTCTTGATTTCGTTATCCGTTCTCCCCGGCAACCTCGCTGCTATGGCCGACCACCTTAACAAAAAAACAGAACACCAATCATTAGAATTTAAGATTAGACCGAAATCTCAAGCTGAGACAGTCAAACaaacactaaaagattgaaccCCGAACCCGAACAACTTACTTGTTTCCTAATATACTATGGAGTTGAATGATTATATGTTCTTCCTCTGAAGAAAATCTTCCTCGTTTTATGTCGGGACGGAGATAATTCATCCAACGAAGCCTGCAACTCTTCCCACACCTCTGCAGCCCTATAACaagttttaaaaacaaaaatcatttacCTTTTCTATGTAATTTGTCAGCTATTACACAATAACGAAATTTACCCAGTAAATCTCGTCATCAAAAAATTTAGGGTTTTTCTCAGTCACCCgaaaaattaacatgtttaaaaCAAGTACTATAATGATGAGTACCAGCATTGGTGGGAAGAGTTCTCCAGTTTCCATAGCCATTTTTGTTAATGTAATCAATGAGTTTCTGATCTTCTTCAGCAGTCCATGGTCCTCTTTTCAGACCATCCTTATCACAGCAGGGTGCTCTTCCCATGATGGTGGAGATGAATTCTTTCTTCAActatagagatagagagagagatatatatatatagtgagatAGAGAGTTTGCAATTGGGATTACTGGAaaggtgtgtgtatatatacagatATTGGAGAGTGAGAGGGGTGGAGAAATGGAGGTCAAAGGTAATCGGTGCCGTCCTCTGTTTTTTTGTGTGGCTACGTGTCCCAGTTTTTCTTGAAGGGGAAATGTGTATTCAATTGAAAAATTCGTATTGACAAGGTAGCAATTAGCAAATGCCAATATCACTATAAAGTTATATTTAtgactaaaatttaaaacaaaaattcatatGACCCACTGCTATAAAAGTTTCTATTTGTATGTatgtgcatgtgtatgtgtatgtatgtgtatataataaatttgtgcCTCGAAAAAGGTGGCTAAGTTGTGAACATGATTTTcgtttcaaaattatttgatttttttcaatatttactTGGTCAAGTTCGGTcatacaattatttttaatttgtttgaaatgATTAATATGAGAGGCCATTCACCTGCAATGACTATTTTTATGTCAATTCAGTAAAACTTCATACCGCTAAGTAAAAGTCAGTCATaccaaggactaaattgggttaatagaggtgaaattaccaatttatcTTAACAGATGACTTAATTTAATAAAACCATCAAAGCAGATGAcataattaaatacaaagagtcaatcagaattaaattgagaaaaatcactataatcaatgactaaattggatattaactctaatttcattatttgaCTAATTTTGCGAACCATATGGTACCATACAAGAGTGTCCTTTGCACGCTTGCATGGGCAGCTCAGTTCGTTACATAGTTGGAACGTGGGAAGCCTTTGGGAtcggagattcaaccttttgggaaaaAAGAGTGTGCTTTGCATTGTAGGGTACTACCCATCTTTCATCGATCTTTTAAAATGATTacgtattttaaaatattatgttcaccatatttttttccattcattttcaaactttctttttccttccccACATTTTATAAATAGAGTTTTGTAATTCTCTAGAgctttgattaatttaaaactttaaaattcttttcaatTCAAGAGATCATATCTTTTATTTATCTTGCATTTTTACATGTGCGGTATTATTTTTTCTGGACGCGAAGCactttttttctcttctaaA
Coding sequences within it:
- the LOC116032750 gene encoding transcription factor MYB41-like — translated: MGRAPCCDKDGLKRGPWTAEEDQKLIDYINKNGYGNWRTLPTNAGLQRCGKSCRLRWMNYLRPDIKRGRFSSEEEHIIIQLHSILGNKWSAIAARLPGRTDNEIKNYWNTHIRKKLLRMGIDPVTHRRRVDLLDLSSILNNPSLLYNSRILGAQTLANPHLLRFAASQHHNNNVINSEKANNVVQDTQQLHAPPPLVQDFPIYSPNMAAAQITQQPNVEFGLENYPANDFWLPESEMTQDYLLPPLQNYGYYEAAVDPQSAMDPPAPAADESCRFGFRQVWSTPSSSQVNSGSTTTTEDEREISYGSNLLNFDVANIFGVNEFM